The genomic DNA GCCGGCTCAAGGACCTCATCGACCGTGGCGACTGCCGGCTCGACCAGGTCGGCATCACCGTCCTCGACGAGGCCGACCAGATGGCGGACATGGGCTTCATGCCGCAGGTGACCGCCCTGCTCGACCAAGTACGCCCCGAGGGCCAGCGGATGCTGTTCTCGGCCACCCTGGACCGCAACGTCGACCTGCTGGTCCGCCGCTATCTGACCGACCCGGTGGTTCACTCCGTCGACCCGTCCGCGGGTGCGGTCACCACGATGGAGCACCACGTGCTCCATGTGCACGGCGCCGACAAGCACCAGGCGACCACCGAGATCGCGGCCCGCGACGGCCGGGTGATCATGTTCCTGGACACCAAGCACGCCGTCGACCGGCTGACCGAGCATCTGCTGAGCAGCGGGGTGCGCGCCGCGGCCCTGCACGGCGGCAAGTCCCAGCCGCAACGCAACCGGACCCTGAGCCAGTTCAAGACGGGTCATGTGACGGTGCTGGTGGCAACCAATGTCGCGGCGCGCGGCATCCACGTCGACAACCTCGACCTCGTCGTCAACGTCGACCCGCCGAGCGACCACAAGGACTACCTGCACCGCGGCGGCCGCACCGCCCGCGCCGGCCAGTCCGGCAGCGTCGTCACGCTGGTGACGCCCCACCAGCGCCGCGACATGAGCAGGCTGATGACGGTCGCCGGCATCGTCCCGCAGACCACCCAAGTACGTTCCGGTGACGCGGAGCTGAACCGCATCACGGGCGCCCAGGCCCCCTCGGGTGTCCCGGTCACCATCAGCGTGCCGGTCGTGGAACGCCCCCGGCGCAGCGCCTCTTCGTCTCGCGGGCGCCGCAGCCGCACGGCGCAGAACCGGCGCAACGGCCAGGCGGCACGCGGTTCGTCCCAGCGGCAGACCACCGTCAGCGCGGCGGCCTAGGTCCTGTGGCGAAAGTGGCGCCTGTCGCGAATGCAGCGATGACGCCACTTTCGCCGCAGGGTCACCCCCTTCGTGACCGGGCGGATCGTCCATCTCCTCAGGAGGCACCTTTTGACACTGGTTCAGATGCAGCAGCGCTCGGTGGATGCAACTCCCACGGCCGTGGTCGACGTCATGGACACGGCCGGGCCGCAGGTCTGGGCCGCCATGACCGTCGAGGTGGCCTTGTCCGTCATGGCCAGCGCCCGGGCCGAACACTTGTTCCTCTGCGACGAGGACGGCCAGTGCACGGGCCTGATCACCCGGGCCCAGCTCACCGTCGTACGCGACAGCCCCTCCTACACCGATCAGGTCCGTCTTGGGGACATCCTCGGCGACGCCTCGGGCGTTCTCGAGTTCTCCCGCTGATCGACGTACCCCGAGCCGCCGCTCTTCCGCTACCTGTGAGGCATCATGCGCTGTGTCATCGCCCGTTTCCCGTTCGACCTCTCCAAGAGCGGGGTGGTGGCCTCGATGAAGGGCGTCAAGCCCGAGCCCATCGTGGGTGAGTCCGTGCAGATCGGCCGCCGCCACTTTCCCGTCAAGCAAGTGGGCGAGGTCGTCACCCGGCAGGACCGCCGTGACTTCAGCGCCCAAGAAGTCGTCCGGGCCATGACCCGCCTCGGCTTCACCTGCCACGACCTCGCCGAGCCCGCGCCCGCCCGTGTCCTGACTCCGCTCCAGAGCGCGTCGGCACTGCTCGGCACACCGGCGCCCGCGCCCGCGTAGGCCCGGGCCCGCACGGTCACGAGGACGGGCGACGGCCCACACCGCAGCACATGCACGTGAGGGATCTGTCGGCGCGCGCCGACAGATCCCTCATTCGTTCATTTGTTGGGAGTGGCCGAAGTCGCGGGGCGGTGGGTCACGTGTCCGGCGTCGCTCGCGGTCGAGACGAGCCCGCGCCGCGGTCCGGTTCGACGACATGGCCCGGTTCGACGAGATGGTCCGGGTCGACGACATGATCCGGGCCGACGAGATGGTCCGGATCGGCCGCCTGCTCCGGATCAGCCGCCTGCTCCGGACCGGCGACGCGCTCCGGACCGCCCGCGCGCTCCGGAGCGGACCGTGGCAAGAGCCGCGAGCTGTGCGCGGTGAAGCCGACCGCCGCCCCGCCGCCGGGGCGTGGGCGCGCGAAGGCGGTGCCGCCGTGGGCCTCGGCGACGTCGCGGACGATGGCCAGGCCGAGCCCGGACCCGGGCAGGCCACGGGCGGTGTCGGCCCGGTGGAACCGGTCGAACACGCGCTCCGCGTCGGTGGCGCCGATGCCCGGCCCCCGGTCGGAGACGGTGACCGTGCCTCGGTGGATGCGCACCTCGATGGGGTCGAGGCCGTCACGGTCGAACTTGGCGGCGTTCTCCAGCAGATTGCCCACCGCGCGTTCGAGCGCCTCGGGGCGGCCGTGGACCACGGTGTCGTCGGCGTCGATATGGAACAGACGGCGGGTGCGCCGGTGCACGCGGCGGGCGGCGCGGCGGGCCACCTCGGCCAGTTCCACGGGCCCTTCGGGCTCCTCGCGGCTGCGGGCGAGGGCCAGCTCGACGAGGGAGTCGACGAGGTGGCTGAGCTCGCGCGTCTCACCCTCGACGTCGTGGAGGAGCCGGTCGCGGGCGTCCGGGGAGAGCTCCGTGATCCGGCGCAGGACGGTGGCATTGGTGCGCAGGCTGGTCAGCGGGGTCCGCAGCTCGTGGGCGACGTCCTGGACCAGCCGCTCCTGGGCCTCACGGGCGACGGCGAGCCGGGTGAGCATCCTGCCGAACGACGCCGAGAGCCGCCCGACTTCGTCGCGTCTGCCGTCCACCAGGGCCGCACCGTCGACGCGGCCGTCGACGCTGACCTCTTCGGCGACCCCGGCCAGCCGCACCAGGCGCCGGGTGATGCGCCGCGCGAGCAGCCATCCCGCCCCCGCCGCGGCGAGCATGACCACGAGGCCGGCTCCGGCGATCTCCCTGGCCATGCCGCCCAGTACGTAGTGCGTCTGATCGACCTGGACCGCCACCTGGAGAGCCCCGCGGTCACGGCCCAGCGCGGTGGTCAGCTGGCGGTGCGTGGCGCGATCGACGACGACCTCGGTGGTACGCGACTCCCCGGGTTCACCGGAGGCGGCCAGGGCGCGCGCGGCGTCGGACACCGGCAGCGCCACGGGCGGGCCGCCGAGATGGGTGGGCGTGCCGTCGGGCGCCACGGCCTGCACGGTCACCTGCCACTCCGCTTCGTCCCCCGGTCCGGGCCGGTCCGGCCCGGGGAAGAGGTCCGGACCCTGGGTGACCT from Streptomyces avermitilis MA-4680 = NBRC 14893 includes the following:
- a CDS encoding DEAD/DEAH box helicase, with protein sequence MNRTRTNDRFDRTRTKSSGAARGGSRFGAAKSGSPSRSGGHGRRPSAPQGEFALPVTTTPALPAAEKFADLAMPSQLLAALSSEGVTTPFPIQAATLPNSLAGRDVLGRGRTGSGKTLAFGLALLARTAGQRAEPRQPLALVLVPTRELAQQVTDALAPYARSVKLRLTTVVGGMSIGRQSGALRAGAEVVVATPGRLKDLIDRGDCRLDQVGITVLDEADQMADMGFMPQVTALLDQVRPEGQRMLFSATLDRNVDLLVRRYLTDPVVHSVDPSAGAVTTMEHHVLHVHGADKHQATTEIAARDGRVIMFLDTKHAVDRLTEHLLSSGVRAAALHGGKSQPQRNRTLSQFKTGHVTVLVATNVAARGIHVDNLDLVVNVDPPSDHKDYLHRGGRTARAGQSGSVVTLVTPHQRRDMSRLMTVAGIVPQTTQVRSGDAELNRITGAQAPSGVPVTISVPVVERPRRSASSSRGRRSRTAQNRRNGQAARGSSQRQTTVSAAA
- a CDS encoding CBS domain-containing protein, which produces MQQRSVDATPTAVVDVMDTAGPQVWAAMTVEVALSVMASARAEHLFLCDEDGQCTGLITRAQLTVVRDSPSYTDQVRLGDILGDASGVLEFSR
- a CDS encoding SCO5918 family protein gives rise to the protein MRCVIARFPFDLSKSGVVASMKGVKPEPIVGESVQIGRRHFPVKQVGEVVTRQDRRDFSAQEVVRAMTRLGFTCHDLAEPAPARVLTPLQSASALLGTPAPAPA
- a CDS encoding HAMP domain-containing sensor histidine kinase; amino-acid sequence: MSLRSRLALSFAAVGAVVAVLVGMLSYRAASDRVTAEIDRTLRSVTVALARDQDRALALSDEVTQGPDLFPGPDRPGPGDEAEWQVTVQAVAPDGTPTHLGGPPVALPVSDAARALAASGEPGESRTTEVVVDRATHRQLTTALGRDRGALQVAVQVDQTHYVLGGMAREIAGAGLVVMLAAAGAGWLLARRITRRLVRLAGVAEEVSVDGRVDGAALVDGRRDEVGRLSASFGRMLTRLAVAREAQERLVQDVAHELRTPLTSLRTNATVLRRITELSPDARDRLLHDVEGETRELSHLVDSLVELALARSREEPEGPVELAEVARRAARRVHRRTRRLFHIDADDTVVHGRPEALERAVGNLLENAAKFDRDGLDPIEVRIHRGTVTVSDRGPGIGATDAERVFDRFHRADTARGLPGSGLGLAIVRDVAEAHGGTAFARPRPGGGAAVGFTAHSSRLLPRSAPERAGGPERVAGPEQAADPEQAADPDHLVGPDHVVDPDHLVEPGHVVEPDRGAGSSRPRATPDT